From the genome of Bubalus kerabau isolate K-KA32 ecotype Philippines breed swamp buffalo chromosome 13, PCC_UOA_SB_1v2, whole genome shotgun sequence:
TTTACAGCCCATTGATTTAGTAAACCCAAACCAGGCCCACCCTTACCGTCTCCACTGCAGCCAGCTGGAGCTCCGTCACGGCCGCGTACAACTCTTTCTTTGAAAGCTGATTGTGGTGATAAATGTCACAAAGGAAATCCATGCTGGGCTGCTCAGAATATTTCTCCAACCGGTTGTCCACACAAGATTTGACTATTGGAGGAGAGGAAAGGCATGAAGCAATCAGCTGAAAGTCAGGATgaggaaaagaacaaagcagaacCCAGGATCCAATTCTCCCTGCAACTTCCAAGGGGCCTTTGCAGGCAATCTGACGGTTTGTTAGATAAGCTAATATTGCCTTGTTGCTAAGACGCCAAGGACTGACCAATGCCTGCATGAGCACAAGAGTCCCCTGGGAATCCTCTTAAAATGCAAACTCTGATTCAGGAGTCCAGTGGGGGCCTGGAAGTCTGGTttccagcaggcttccctgtgttGCTGATGCTGGGTCTGGGGTCGTGTCTTGAGTAGGGAGCGCTGAGAGTTCAGGAGAGGTCATCATGAGACAGGGGTGGGGTTTGGGTAAGTCTTAGAATCAGAACCTGGACTCCCATCCAGGCATGAGGCAGATGCGGTCACTGACACAGACACGGGGCTCTGGCTCCCAGATCAACAGAGAGgagaacccccccacccccgctgccGAACAACAGTGCGCGCACACAGCGCAGGGCCCACGCCGGCCGACACGAAGGCGAACGCCTCTGCTGTCGGTACAGCACATGCTAGGCACACATCTCCTTCCCTCAACCCATTACGGGAGCGCCATCGTCATAATAATCACAGTGAGGATGGCAAAAACGGAAGCGTCAATGAACGGCACGGCGCTTAGAGCTGGACCCTCCGGAGTCCttctgtctgacttcagagcCTGGCTTTGCCGTCGCCCAGGGGTGTCCGAAAAGAGGACCTATCGTATAGGAtttctgtgagaattaaatgaacatgtgtgtttgtgtgtgtgtgtgaatgtgtgtatatgtgtatatgcatgtgtgtgaatgcatgtgtgcatgtgtgtgtgaatgtgtacgtgaatgtgtgtatatgtatgtgtgaatgtgtgtgtgtgaatatgtgtgaaTGTGTCTGTAAATGTGTGTAATGTGTATGTGAATCTGTGTGTACGTgtgaatgcatgtgtgcatgtgtgtgtatgtgtgaatgtgtgtatctatgtgtgaatgtgtgtctgtgtgaatgGGTGTGTGCATGCGATCATACAGTAATTCTTAGCACCAAATATTCCCTCCACACCATACCAGAAGTAGCTCTGATCCACTGAGACACTGCGCTGCGCTGCGTCTCACATTCTCCTTATTAGACTTAAAATGGTTGCACTGAGACACACCCTGCTACTGTGAACAGTGTTCATGCTGCTGATCATCAGCCCGTTTCAAAgacaagatctgatagacagagggcctgatgaactatggacggaggttcgtgacactgtacaggagacagggatcaagaccatccccatggaaaagaaaggcaaacaagcaaaacggctgtctgaggaggccttacaaatagctgtgaaaagaagagaagcaaaaagcaaaggagaaaaggaaagatataagcatctgaatgcagagttccaaagaatagcaaggagagataagaaagccttcctcagcgatcaatgcaaagaaatagaggaaaacaacagaatgggaaagactagagatctcttcaagaaaattagagataccaagggaacatttcatgcaaagatgggctcaataaaggacagaaatggtatggacccaacagaagcagaagatattaagaagaggtggcaagaatacacagaggaactgtacaaaaaagatcttcacgaccaagataatcatgatggtgtgatcactgacctggagccagacatcctggaatgtgaagtcaagtgggccttagaaagcatcactatgaacaaagctagtggagatgatggaactccacttgagttctttcaaatcctgaaagatgatgctgtgaaagtgctgcactcaatatgccagcaaatttggaaaactcagcagtggccacaggactggaaaaggtcagttttcattccaatcccaaagaaaggccattccaaagaatgctcaaactactgcacaattgcactcatctcacatgctagtaaagtaatgctcaaaattctccaagccaggcttcagcaatacgtgaaccgtgaacttccagatgttcaagctggttttagaaaaggcagaggaaccagacatcaagttgccaacatccgctggatcatggaaaaagcaagagagttccagaaaaacatctatttctgctttattgactatgccaaagcctttgactgtgtggatcacaataaactgtggacaattctgaaagagataggaataccagaccacctgacctgtctcttgagaaatctatatgcaggtcaggaagcaacagttagaactggacatggaacaacagactggttccaaatagggaaaggaatacgtcaaggctgtatattgtcaccctgcttatttaacttctatgcagagtacatcatgagaaacactgggctggaagaagcacaagctggaatcaagattgccgggagaaatatcaataacctcagatatgcagatgacaacacccttatggcagagagtgaagaggaactcaaaagcctcttgatgaaggtaaaatagggtgaaaaagttggcttaaagctcaacattcagaaaacgaagatcatggcatctggtcccatcacttcatgggaaatagatggggaaacagtggaaacagtgtcagactttattttttgggctccaaaatcactgcagatggtgattgcagccatgaaattaaaagacgctttctccttggaaggaaagttatgaccaacctagattgcatattaaaaagcagagatattattttgccaacaaaggtccacctagtcaaggctatggcttttccagtggtcatgtatggatgtgagagttggactgtgaagaaagctgagcaccaaagaattgatggttttgaactgtggtgttggagaagactttttgcgagtcccttggcctgcaaggagatccaaccagtccatcctaaaggagaccagtcctgggtgttcattggaaggactgatgctgaagctgaaactccagtactttggccacctgatgtgaagagttgactcattggaaaagaccctgatgcttggagggattgagggcaggaggagaaggggacgacagaggatgagatggctggatggcatcaccaactcgatgcacatgagtctgagtgaactccgggagttggtgatggacaaggaggcctggcgtgctgcaattcatggggtcgcaaagagtcggacacgactgagtgactgaactgaactgaactgaaagacaagaTAACTGAGGGTGAAAAacagtttggacttccctggtggcccagtggctaagactccacgctgccaatgcagggggcttgggttccatccctgatcagggaactagattccacatgtcacagctaagacccagtgcatccaacttaataaataaaaatcaataaacattaaaaaaaattttttttaaggaaaaaagtgtATTTGTTGAAGCCACTATGCCCGATGACAGAGCTAGAACTTGAGCTCAGGAATCTTTAActctgaaactcttgcttttaATCATTCCTATTTCTCAAAAAAGACTACAGAAAACTACCTCCCGCCTTTCTCTTAGAATGTATCTGCACCAGGGCAATCCCCAGACTCAAGCGCTTGCAAAGTCCAAAAGAATCATGAGGAGCGGCTCCAGCCACGGGCGGGGTGCTGAGACCAGGACAGTCACCCAGACCTCCGCAGCATCTCCGGAGCCAGGACTGCTGGGCCCCTGCGGCCGCCTTACCTGATCTGAAGATAGTGTcccatgcctgtgtgtgtgcctgccaCACCCTGGTGTTGAGGCTCCTGTGCAGCTCAACCGGGGTGACCATCATCTTTCCAAACATGCTCATCATCTGTGGGGAACACAAATGCCTTTCAGCCCCCTGCTCTTAATCTCACAGACAACCTGCAATCCACGAGAGATGCGTCCTCAGCAGCCATATCCTCTGCTCCCCAGGCTGGACTCCCAGGGATGCCCCGGGCTCTCAGCACCAGTCCCCACCTGCTAAGGACACATGAAAATCAGCTTTGGGATGCTTTCCCCCTGGATGGGGTTCATAAAAAATTTGATCTtacgggaattccctggtggtcgagtggttaggacttggagctTACAGTGtggtggcccaggttcagtccctgctcagggaactaagaccccacaaaccACACAGTGAGTCGAAAAAAATTGATCTTATGAcctaaatgtaaaaaaagaaaactataagcctCATATCCACTTCCATTTCCAGTAGTTTCCAAACTTTAGTCGTTCTTGAAACTGGTTTCAGTGCCTACTGCCTCCATATACAACCTAAACAATCCAGAAAATTTTACCTGAAAATTTTCAGACTCTTTAAGATAGTAGTTAATCAACTGACCTTTAGTTGAAAGTTCTACTTTCACCTTGCCTGCCAATGATTTAACATGCTTCTTTATTACATGTGCATATAGGCACAAgggtatccctggtggctcagtggtaaagaatccacctgccaaggcaggagacatgggttcgatccctgggttgggaagatccactggagtaagaaatggcaacccactccagtattcttgcctggaaaatcccatggacagaggatccttgtgggctacagtccatggggtctcaaaagagtcagacacaacttagcaactcaacaacaatatatgcacatacattcaTGAAAATACATAACACATCTTAAAATGAACACTTAActactataataaaatatatgtgggAAACATTGGGATGCACATTTGTTGGGTTCTGTAAACAATTAATAAGGAAACTGCTGTCCCCTAGGGGACACTTACTGTTTTGATGGCCATGATGAAGTTCAAAGCTTCCTCCCCTGCGTTCTTCTGAAGGAGCCCAAATCTCTTCTCATACAGCACAAGGCAGATGCCTGTTATTTAAAGTAATCACACTGTTACCCACTCAGTGAGACACTGGAGTCTATGATTAGCTGGCTACCAAAGGATCAATCCCGTCTCCCATAAAAATGAGGTGTTTTCGAAGAACAGAGAAGCAGAGAGTCTAAGGCCAAGGGGCTTGatcactctcttctctttctagaAATTATCTCCAGGTCCAACAACTTGTCCTCTGCAGAACCTCCTGATCAGAAAAACCACTGTGAAGATGCAACCATTTTTAGACCCGAGTGAATCTCTCCTGGAATGTCTTGCTTTTCTCAGTTTACCCTTGACATCATATGCAGCAGACACTGCTAGTAACTACCCCATGCTCATTCTTCCCTACTTCTTCCCTAAGAGAACGCTGGTTTACTTTGCTGGTCAGTGCATGCATCTTCAGGCAGTAAGCCAGCACTGATCTCAGACAACCCTGCTCCCCGATTCCCAGGCTTCCCGAGGAACCGCAGCAGTCACGTGACCTGGGGCTGGCCACTGGGCCTCCCGGAGGCACTTTTGCTTTCTTGACAGAGGGGGAAGAGCTAAgcccttcccctcttcccttcctgcctttgCCCAGAATGCAGAGGTGAGACCAGGAGAGGAGGTAGCTGTTCTGCAACCAGCTCAGAATGAATGAGAAGGAAGATGGAACCGACTTGGGTCCCAGTGACACCACTGAGTGCCAGCTGTGGACTGGCCTCCTCAGGGTTTCTCGTAATGTTGGACGATAATTTGTAAACCACCATGGTCAGGTTTTCCTTGACTTGCAAAGAAATGCATGTGATACACCTTCATTTGGGTATTTCCAGTGGACCATTTCCAAAACATATGCTTCTCTCCTCTGTAATCATCCCCTCTCTTGACTTTTCTTTCCCTTAACACCTCCTATGGATTTCTTATCGGCATGGAGCTTTCTTATGTGCTAAGATGACTGCCCGTGACTTTAAAGCGAGGTTTATCTGATCAGGGAGACAGGTCAGGACCAAAGCCTCTGAATGGGGCGTCCTCTCCAATTACGCACATCAGCAGCCAAGAGTGAGGCTTCCAGCGACTTGGACCATGGCACCTTCCTGCTGAAAGTGCTCTACGATCACTCCCAGGGACTTTGGGCTCAAAACCACACCTACATCCCCGGTTTATACAGGTGGCTGTGAGGGCCACTGCCTGCCCCCCATCCTCTGCTTTGCCATCCGCGTCCCTTGCAGGATATGCTTTGGTCACTTGGAacccctttctttctcctcctttctccttccacCTGGAATATTCTTCCCTCCTTCACGGTCACCTGGGGCATTCCTGCTCATCCCAGGCCTTGGCTGAGACGGTCCCACTTCCGTGCAGCAGCCCTGACCACACTCAGCTGCGGACAGCCTCTGGGACCCTCCGCCAGCCCTGATCCCCTTCAGTCAAGTGCTCCCCATTCCACTGAAGGCGCCTTGCTTCCCCCACTGCGTCCCCACCAGGAGGCGAGCACATTGAGGGAGGGCTTTGCTTTTATCCCCAGTGTGGCCCTTAAAGTCAGTGACCAAGCTCCCTTCTGTTCAGAATGACTCATGGCTCCACATCTGACTCAAAGCAGaagttcttttcttaaaaatgtattttatttatttggctccaccagatcttagttgctaCGATTTCTCTTTTgccgaacccaggtcccctgcattgggagcatggggtcttagccactggaccaccaggaaggtcctaAAGTAGAAGTTCTTTTGGGGGCTTCCAGGCTTAATCTCTCTCagctcctctccctgccccccgTCATCCACTCCAGCCAGCACCCTCAGAAGTTCCTCAGAGACACGGCTCATGcttccaccccagggcctttgcacttcctGACTCCACGGTCGGAACAGTCTCCCCACAGACCCCCTGGTGGCGTGCTGCTCATCTCCCCTCAGGCCTCACCTCAAATGTCTCCTTACCAAGCAGGCCTGCTTCACCCAGGAAGCTGCGTTCTTTCTGACTCCCTTATTTCTTGATGGAGTACACACAAAAATACGTGTATTAGTTGGCTGTCACCGGTTTTAAAATCTGAGTTCCACGTGAGCAAGCATGTAGCCTGTTCTGTTCACCGCCATGTCCCCagtgcagtgcctggcacttcAGCAGGCactgaataaacatttgttgaacggCTACATAAACGATCCAGGGGGCACAGTGCCGTGAAGTCCCTGAAAGCGTTCAGAGGGCTGCCACGGCCTGGCCTAGTCAGCAACAGGGCGTGATCACAGGAGAATGGCCAATGGACCCACCTTTGTCCTCAAAGTCACTTGCAAAATCAAACAGACAAGATCTGAAGAAGACAACTTACTTTCAAAAGACCATTTGTTCAGCTCCGTGTATAAGTCTTCAATGCGGCCTCTCTCATCACAGAGCTCATCTATTCTACCCATGAAATCAGCCAAGaccttaaaagaaagaaattaccaAAGACACATTTCAGTCACTGAAGGGAAACAGAAGTTTCAGGTTCAGTAAGCCAGCTTTGGGTTTTGTGACCTTGTATATTCACTGCTCATAATGTTATTCATTCTGAATCATCACTAATTATATATTCTCCTTGAGAGCTCACCTCCTGCCCCAACACCCTTGTACTGGGTTATTTCTTGAGCTTTCCCTGAAGCCTTCCTGGAGCTTAAGTTTCAGTGTTTGATCtaaatttaagaaaaggaaaacatttattctAATCAGAATGGAAAATAAACCACGAAGGAGGAACTGGCCAGTGTGTCTGTGGGCACAGCATCTCAAGGGCTCTGGCTGCCCTGAGGCTGGCCATTTCTAGAGCTGGGCACACAAATGTGTCCTTGCTGGTTGGCATTGTATTAAGCACATTAGGCTTAGAGCCAGGAAATCCGTAAATTCTGGACTCAGTACCATCACTAAACAGCTCTGTCACCTTGGGCAGGTCGTGGAAGGTCCCTAAATGCCAGTTTCCACAGTCGGGATTTTAGATGACTAATGCTTTGCATTTAATGAGGCTTGTATGGAAGAACCAAGCAGTCAAAAGTGTATTATCTTAGCTGATCCTCAAACAGCGTCATGATGTAGAAAGTACTGTCTTTACTCCCATTTCCTAGctgacagatgagaagactgaggcttagagagtgaCTAAGGCACTCTCCCCTGGACACATAAAAGTGGCCACGTTGGGGTCTGGAGTAGGGTAAGCTCTTGGTGGTGGTGCtgagtcactaagttttgtctgactcttgagaccccatggactgtagcccaccagactcttctgtccatgggatttccaggtaagaatacgggagtgggttagggggcttccctggaggctcagacagtaaagaatattgcagtgggttgctatttccttctccaggcatcttcccaacccagggattgaatccacacctcctgtattggcaggtggatttatcactgatccaccagggaagccctgaaatagGGTGCAAGTGACTAAAAAACCCACAGACGAAACTAATAGGCATGTTGTGGTAGCCCACGGCACATGAAAAAGTACTTTGAATTTGCTCCCATCAAAAAATCCAGAGAGTTCATGTGAACATATTAATTTTCACTAGTcatcaaaggggcttccctggtagctcagccggtaaagaatctgcctctaatgcaggagaccctggttcaattcctggatcaggaagatcccctggagaagggataggctacccattccagtattcttgggcttccctggtggctcagctggcaaagaatccgcctgcaatgcgggagatctgggttcgatccctgagttgggaagatcccctggagaagggaaaggctacccactccagtattctggcctggagaattccatggactgtacagtctacacgatcgcaaagagtcggacacgactgagaaactttcacttcacttcacttgagtCCTCAAAGAATAACAATAATGAACGACTCTGGTGCCTCTCGGTCCACATTCTCATGTGGCAGGATTTGCCAGAGCTGGAGCAGCTGCCCCCTCTAGGAAGGGCGTGTACTATTCCATTTGCTAAAAGCCCTACTGGGCCTGCCTTACACATTTATGTTAATCACGTGGTTCCTGGAAGCTTTTAAATGTGTAACCTTTCACCTATATGATCCTGTGTGGGTTCAGTTCAAAATAAATACCCAGAGTAGACAGGAGTAAAAAGAGTTCTCTATCTGCTTAAATCCTTCCTCCTTTGGCCTCCTGTTGGCTAAAGGATAATGCCTAAATACCTTAGCATGGCattaaaaatacctttaaaaaaatacctgaaaAATATTGTTAAGACCTGCCCTCTGCCCAGCATCACTTCAGAGAAAGCTTCACTTCAGCTGCCCTAAAGGTACTATTCTCTGAACATACCATCTCATGCCTCCATATTGTCAGCAGGCTATTCTCTCTGCCTGAATGCCCTTCTCCACCTTCTCTGGCTTGCAGACTCTTACTCATCCTGCAAAACCCAGCTCAAATGTCACTACCTAGGAATTTTAtagcatcatttcatttaatcctcacagaaacctatgggggtttcccaggtggtgctagcggtaaatgcagacttccaaatgcaggaaacctaagagacacagatttaatccctggatcaggaagatcccctggatgaggctACAACAATGCGCTCCAGTCCTCCTgccagaaaatcccatgcatggacagaggcgcctggcaggccacaggccataggtcgtacagagttggacacgactaaagtgatttagcatgcatgcacagaaatCTATGGAGTGGAAATTGTGAACTCCTAGTTAATAGACTGGGAAACTGAGGAAGTTAAATGGTACAGTCAGGTTGCatagctggggtgggggtgcaggacTGACTTTCAAATCTAAGACTGTAGAATGTCGAAGTCAATGCTCCTAACTGCTCTGCCACCAAGACACTACTTTAAAAGACAGGTGAGAAGAATTAAAGTTCTGGAGGTGGAGGAAGTGACGAGGAATGAGGAGGAAAGAAGAGTCCTGATACATCCAGATTGCCTGCTTTTTCCTTTGCACTGTGTGGCTGTGGCTTGAAGCTCCACTAACGTtcccccatccccaggaaaaCCAGGAAAGTGAGCCCCAGTCTGCAAACCTCGTTGATTTTGTTGTCCAGCTTCATAATTTCCACCGGTTTCATTAGTTTCTTTTGAAAGGCACTCCTGACCCTCTGCCAgtcttccccttccctgggagaGAAGCAGAATTATATTTAGAGcaaattgaaaggaaaagaatgaagaagcGGAGATCCCTCCAGCTCTGTAAGTGCATTAACTATATAATCAAATGAACACAGAATTGTGCCAAGCAATAGCCAGAGAATATTAGCATTGGAATACTGGGGGCTGGTCTGACAATACGATGAATAAGCTCCTTTCCTCTGAGCCAAAGATCACGCCAGAAAGATGAAGCCAGGGCTTCTGGGGTGCCCTTGCTGGGGTTGAACTGGAAGGCCAGTGGCTTCAATTCCCAGCAGTAAGAGCGGGTGCACGAACTCACCTCACCAGCAACACAGAACGGTGTGAGGGAAAATTCTGTCATCTTTCAATCCATTGAATTGGGTTGAAAGCCACATGCACCGAACGCCTCAAATTTACAAACTAACTTCTGGCCTTTGAGCTAGAGGGTCATGGAATTTCAAGGGATACTTTGTTTGTATAACCTGATTGCCTGGCAGGCTGACTTGACAGTCTCCTCCTGCCCAGGGTACGAACATCACAATCTTCATACCTTTCTGGCGTTTCTTTGCGGGAAAGGGCTGGCGCAGCCCACTTGTCAGAAAGAACACAAGTGTCCTGTGCATAGCACGGCTGTCcttcaacccattccagtccacgcCAGAGCCCGCGACAGCAGCAGGTAGGGGCTTCCGTGTTCTCGCTGCACCAGGCGGGTCCAGCCCCAGGGAACCCTAACTCCCGCGCCTTCCCAGCTTCCAGCCGCCAGCCCCCATCCTGCGTCTCGGACTCACAGGATCAGCAGCCCGTAGCCCTCCTCGCGATAGTCGCGATAGGCCTTCCAAGGTTTGATCTCCAGCCTCTGGGGGTGCGCGCTCTCGGTGCGATACAGCGCTTCCAGCAGGCACGGCGAGCCCAGGTGCACCGAGTCGAAGGAACCCAACTTCATGCGGAAAATCTTGCCGTACTTCTTGTGGTACTCGACCTGCAGGGGCCGGGCGGGGCGCGAAGTCAGCGCGCATCCCGAGCAGTCCCTGGAGCGCTTggccctcctcccacctctctcctctctgggACCGCGGACCGCTGCAGCCGGGACAGCTGCGCGCACCGCACCGCACGCACCGCGCCGCGCGCCTCGGCGAGGGTTTGGAGAGAGAGGCGGGGAGAAGAGAGGGCACTGGGGCGCGACGGGGCACTTACCAGCGTGTCGTGCTGTTTCTTGAGGCCTCCTTTCCAGAGGATCTCCAGCAGGCTGCCCAGCAGTGGCCACTTGGTGGGACCGGGCAGGGTGGCCGCGTCCTGCGCTTCGCCCGGTTCCATCACGGGGCAGAGGGGCACCTCCCTCGGCCGACGGGGCGAGCACGCCGTCGATGTCACGAGTCTGGGTGGCTGCCCCAGGCTGCGAAGCTGCTGCAGGAAGGCGGCAAGGGAGCGGCTCTTGCTAATGGGTGAGCTCATGGCAGCGGAGGACACTGGGCTCCTGGGAAGGTGGGCACTGGGCAGGGCGAGCTTGTTAAAGAGGCGCCGGCGAGCTTCGGGGTCTTGATACACAGAGAAAAAGCGGCAAGGCGGAGCAGCAGGTGCGGCGGGAAGGGcggaagggggacagagagccgTCAGGAGCTGGGCGAGGATGCTGCACGCGGCACCGTGCTGCAGTCTCAGGGAGCGGATGCCCGCCGAGCGCCGGCCACAGGGGCTGGAGGAGCGCAGTGGGGAGCTGGCTGTCTCTTGCAAGAAGGAAGACGGACGTGAGTTCGCCTGTTGGTGTTAAGTCTTACTTCCAGCTGTGGAGCCGAAGTGGAGGTGTCCAGGAGGGTAGAAGAGATGCTGCTGGCGCTGCGCTTTCCCCCTGTCCCGCTCCATGCCCGGGGACCATGTATTTATGGAGACCGGCCGCCCCGGGTGGCCAATGAACGCGCTCGGTGGG
Proteins encoded in this window:
- the LOC129625148 gene encoding 1,25-dihydroxyvitamin D(3) 24-hydroxylase, mitochondrial isoform X1, which encodes MSSPISKSRSLAAFLQQLRSLGQPPRLVTSTACSPRRPREVPLCPVMEPGEAQDAATLPGPTKWPLLGSLLEILWKGGLKKQHDTLVEYHKKYGKIFRMKLGSFDSVHLGSPCLLEALYRTESAHPQRLEIKPWKAYRDYREEGYGLLILEGEDWQRVRSAFQKKLMKPVEIMKLDNKINEVLADFMGRIDELCDERGRIEDLYTELNKWSFESICLVLYEKRFGLLQKNAGEEALNFIMAIKTMMSMFGKMMVTPVELHRSLNTRVWQAHTQAWDTIFRSVKSCVDNRLEKYSEQPSMDFLCDIYHHNQLSKKELYAAVTELQLAAVETTANSLMWILYNLSRNPHVQQKLLKEIQSVLPENQLPRAEDLRNMPYLKACLKESMRLNPSVPFTTRTLDKAMVLGEYALPKGTVLVLNTHVLGSSEENFEESSQFRPERWLQDKKKISPFAHLPFGVGKRMCIGRRLAELQLHLALCWIVRKYDIVATDLEPVEMLHLGNLVPGRQLPVAFCQR
- the LOC129625148 gene encoding 1,25-dihydroxyvitamin D(3) 24-hydroxylase, mitochondrial isoform X2 gives rise to the protein MSSPISKSRSLAAFLQQLRSLGQPPRLVTSTACSPRRPREVPLCPVMEPGEAQDAATLPGPTKWPLLGSLLEILWKGGLKKQHDTLVEYHKKYGKIFRMKLGSFDSVHLGSPCLLEALYRTESAHPQRLEIKPWKAYRDYREEGYGLLILEGEDWQRVRSAFQKKLMKPVEIMKLDNKINEVLADFMGRIDELCDERGRIEDLYTELNKWSFESICLVLYEKRFGLLQKNAGEEALNFIMAIKTMMSMFGKMMVTPVELHRSLNTRVWQAHTQAWDTIFRSVKSCVDNRLEKYSEQPSMDFLCDIYHHNQLSKKELYAAVTELQLAAVETTANSLMWILYNLSRNPHVQQKLLKEIQSVLPENQLPRAEDLRNMPYLKACLKESMRLNPSVPFTTRTLDKAMVLGEYALPKGIVRKYDIVATDLEPVEMLHLGNLVPGRQLPVAFCQR